One Bacillus sp. 1780r2a1 DNA segment encodes these proteins:
- a CDS encoding manganese efflux pump MntP family protein — MDISGLISELITLVIMAFALGMDAFSVGLGMGLVRLRFRQIFYIGVIIGLFHIWMPLLGMFIGKLLSDKLGMLATYGGGVLLLILGIQMIYSSFKRDEEPFIKPVGWGLIIFALSVSLDSFSVGLSLGIFGARTFLTIMIFGVVSMLLTWLGLLLGRRVQGWLGSYSEALGGSILLAFGIKLLFQL, encoded by the coding sequence ATGGATATTTCAGGATTGATTAGTGAACTGATTACATTAGTTATTATGGCATTTGCGTTAGGAATGGACGCCTTTTCGGTCGGACTCGGTATGGGTCTAGTCCGTTTACGCTTTCGCCAAATTTTCTACATTGGAGTAATAATAGGTCTTTTCCATATATGGATGCCGCTTTTGGGTATGTTTATTGGAAAGTTGTTGTCTGATAAGCTGGGAATGTTGGCTACATATGGTGGAGGCGTGTTATTACTCATATTAGGAATCCAAATGATTTACTCATCCTTCAAGCGTGACGAGGAACCGTTTATTAAACCAGTAGGATGGGGATTAATTATCTTTGCATTAAGTGTTAGCTTAGATAGCTTTTCCGTGGGCTTAAGCCTTGGAATCTTTGGAGCACGAACATTTTTAACAATTATGATTTTTGGCGTAGTAAGTATGCTTTTAACATGGTTAGGCCTTTTGCTTGGAAGGCGTGTTCAAGGCTGGCTAGGTTCATACAGTGAAGCGTTAGGTGGAAGCATCCTCCTTGCATTTGGAATCAAGCTTCTTTTTCAATTATAA
- the upp gene encoding uracil phosphoribosyltransferase, with protein MGKVYVFDHPLIQHKLTYIRDVKTGTKEFRELVDEVASLMAFEATRDLPLQDVEIDTPVCRTTSKVIAGKKLGIVPILRAGIGMVDGFLKLMPAAKVGHVGLYRDPETLQPVEYYVKLPNDVEERDFIVVDPMLATGGSAVEAINSLKKRGAKNIKFMCLIAAPEGVEIVKEAHPDVDIYIAALDEKLNDHGYIVPGLGDAGDRLFGTK; from the coding sequence ATGGGCAAAGTATACGTATTCGATCATCCTCTTATTCAACACAAATTAACATACATACGTGATGTAAAGACGGGAACAAAAGAATTTCGTGAGCTAGTAGATGAAGTAGCGAGCTTAATGGCGTTCGAAGCAACTCGTGATCTACCTTTACAAGATGTAGAAATTGATACACCAGTATGTAGAACAACTTCTAAAGTAATTGCTGGTAAAAAGTTAGGAATTGTACCGATTTTACGTGCAGGTATCGGAATGGTTGACGGTTTCTTAAAACTAATGCCTGCAGCAAAAGTAGGGCATGTTGGCCTATACCGTGATCCAGAAACACTGCAACCAGTTGAATACTATGTAAAATTACCAAATGATGTAGAAGAGCGTGATTTTATTGTTGTAGACCCAATGCTTGCAACAGGTGGTTCAGCAGTTGAAGCAATCAATTCGTTGAAAAAGCGCGGTGCAAAAAACATTAAATTTATGTGCTTAATTGCTGCTCCAGAGGGAGTAGAAATTGTAAAAGAAGCGCACCCAGATGTTGATATTTATATCGCAGCTTTAGACGAAAAATTAAATGACCATGGTTACATTGTTCCAGGTTTAGGAGATGCGGGAGACCGTTTATTCGGCACAAAATAA
- a CDS encoding low molecular weight protein arginine phosphatase, translating to MKKVLFVCTGNTCRSPMAAAWLRNQKKHEMEVKSAGLFAMDGQPISTHAAAVLAQQGIDASHTSSSITREMLDWATHIFTMTSSHKQMLASQAPDTLDKLFTLKEFVGENGDVADPYGGNLSVYQMTFEEIQQLINRAVKKLEN from the coding sequence TTGAAAAAAGTCTTATTTGTTTGTACAGGAAATACATGTCGAAGCCCTATGGCAGCAGCTTGGTTAAGGAACCAAAAAAAGCATGAGATGGAAGTGAAATCAGCGGGTTTATTTGCAATGGACGGCCAACCGATTTCCACGCACGCAGCAGCTGTTTTAGCACAGCAAGGTATTGATGCATCACATACATCATCTAGTATAACAAGAGAGATGTTAGATTGGGCAACTCATATCTTTACCATGACGAGTAGTCATAAGCAGATGCTAGCAAGTCAAGCTCCTGATACGCTAGATAAACTGTTTACGCTAAAAGAATTTGTAGGTGAAAATGGAGACGTTGCCGATCCTTACGGAGGCAATTTATCTGTTTATCAAATGACATTTGAGGAAATACAGCAGCTTATTAATCGAGCAGTTAAAAAATTAGAAAATTAA
- a CDS encoding TIGR01440 family protein, with protein sequence MSNAQDWGQELEVVLADFSNQVKLPQHSLFVVGCSTSEVVGERIGTSGTEEAAEVIYGKLEEFAENKGIYLAFQCCEHLNRALVVEREVALKQSLDLVTVVPVRKAGGAMATYAYHHFKDPVIVEFIKADAGIDIGDTFIGMHLKHVAVPVRCSLKQIGQAHMTIAYTRPKLIGGPRAIYERL encoded by the coding sequence ATGTCTAATGCTCAAGATTGGGGCCAAGAACTAGAAGTGGTGCTAGCAGACTTTTCAAATCAGGTAAAACTTCCGCAACATAGTTTATTTGTAGTTGGTTGCAGTACAAGTGAAGTAGTTGGAGAGCGAATCGGAACATCGGGAACCGAAGAAGCAGCAGAGGTAATCTATGGTAAGCTTGAAGAATTTGCAGAGAACAAAGGCATCTATTTAGCGTTTCAATGCTGTGAACATTTAAATCGAGCGCTAGTGGTAGAAAGAGAAGTAGCGTTGAAGCAAAGTTTAGACCTGGTAACCGTTGTACCTGTTCGAAAAGCAGGTGGAGCGATGGCCACTTATGCATATCATCATTTCAAGGATCCTGTTATTGTTGAATTCATTAAAGCTGATGCAGGCATTGATATTGGAGATACATTCATTGGTATGCACTTAAAGCATGTGGCTGTTCCTGTTAGGTGTTCTTTGAAGCAAATTGGTCAAGCGCACATGACTATTGCTTATACTCGACCAAAATTAATTGGTGGACCAAGAGCCATTTACGAACGATTGTAA
- a CDS encoding serine hydroxymethyltransferase has translation MEKKLVQQDPAVYNAIQDELGRQRTKIELIASENFVTTAVMEAQGSVLTNKYAEGYPAKRYYGGCEHVDVVEDLARDRAKEIFGAEHVNVQPHSGAQANMAVYFTILETGDTVLGMNLSHGGHLTHGSPVNFSGVQYNFIEYGVDAETHRINYEDVLEKARTHKPKLIVAGASAYPREIDFKKFREIADEVGAYLMVDMAHIAGLVAAGLHPNPVPHAHFVTTTTHKTLRGPRGGMILCKEEFAKAIDKSIFPGIQGGPLMHVIAAKAVAFGEALQEEFKQYAQNIIDNANRLAEGLTKEGFTLVSGGTDNHLVLIDVSSMGLTGKVAEKALDEVGITTNKNTIPYDQQSPFVTSGIRIGTAAVTTRGFGAEEMDEIAAIIGLTLKNIDNEEKLAEATARVEALTSKFEMYASL, from the coding sequence ATGGAGAAAAAGTTAGTGCAGCAAGATCCAGCAGTCTATAATGCAATTCAAGATGAATTAGGTCGTCAACGTACAAAAATTGAGTTAATTGCATCAGAGAACTTCGTAACAACGGCAGTAATGGAAGCTCAAGGTTCTGTACTTACAAATAAATATGCAGAAGGTTATCCAGCTAAGCGTTATTATGGTGGCTGTGAACACGTAGACGTAGTAGAAGATTTAGCTCGTGACCGTGCAAAAGAAATCTTTGGTGCAGAACATGTGAATGTTCAACCTCACTCAGGTGCTCAAGCAAACATGGCTGTGTACTTTACAATTTTAGAGACAGGAGATACAGTTCTTGGTATGAACTTATCTCACGGTGGACATTTAACGCATGGTAGTCCAGTAAACTTTAGCGGCGTGCAGTACAATTTCATTGAATATGGTGTAGACGCAGAAACACATCGTATTAACTATGAAGATGTATTGGAAAAAGCACGTACTCATAAGCCGAAGTTGATTGTTGCTGGTGCTAGTGCGTATCCTCGTGAAATTGACTTTAAAAAATTCCGTGAAATTGCAGATGAAGTGGGAGCATATTTAATGGTAGATATGGCTCATATCGCTGGACTTGTAGCAGCAGGCCTTCATCCGAATCCAGTTCCACATGCTCATTTCGTTACAACAACTACGCATAAAACATTACGCGGACCGCGTGGTGGAATGATTTTATGTAAAGAAGAATTTGCAAAAGCAATTGATAAATCAATCTTCCCTGGAATTCAAGGTGGGCCATTAATGCACGTTATTGCTGCTAAAGCAGTAGCATTTGGTGAAGCGTTACAAGAAGAATTTAAGCAATATGCACAAAACATCATTGATAATGCAAATCGCTTAGCTGAAGGCCTAACAAAAGAAGGTTTTACATTAGTTTCTGGTGGTACAGATAATCATCTTGTTTTAATCGATGTAAGCTCAATGGGACTAACAGGTAAAGTGGCTGAAAAAGCGTTAGATGAAGTTGGAATTACAACGAATAAAAACACAATTCCTTACGACCAACAAAGTCCATTTGTAACAAGTGGAATTCGTATTGGAACAGCTGCTGTGACGACTCGCGGATTTGGTGCTGAAGAAATGGATGAAATCGCTGCTATCATTGGCTTAACATTAAAAAACATTGATAATGAAGAAAAGTTAGCAGAAGCAACAGCTCGTGTAGAAGCATTAACAAGTAAATTTGAAATGTATGCATCTCTATAA
- the rpiB gene encoding ribose 5-phosphate isomerase B — MKVAIASDHGGINIRKEIMQLMEELNIEYIDFGCECSDSVDYPDYAIPVAEKVAGGEVDKGILICGTGIGMSIAANKVKGVRCALVHDTFSAKATREHNDTNVLAMGERVIGPGLARDIAKIWLTTSFEGGRHENRVNKIKAYEE, encoded by the coding sequence ATGAAAGTAGCAATTGCATCAGATCATGGCGGTATAAATATTAGGAAAGAAATTATGCAATTAATGGAGGAACTAAACATTGAGTATATTGATTTCGGTTGTGAATGCAGCGATTCAGTAGACTATCCAGACTATGCAATTCCAGTTGCTGAAAAAGTAGCAGGTGGAGAAGTTGACAAAGGAATTCTAATTTGTGGAACAGGAATTGGAATGAGCATTGCTGCTAATAAAGTAAAAGGTGTTCGTTGTGCACTTGTCCACGATACGTTTAGTGCTAAAGCGACTAGAGAACATAATGATACAAATGTACTAGCTATGGGTGAACGGGTGATTGGCCCAGGTTTAGCTAGAGATATTGCTAAAATATGGTTGACGACGAGTTTTGAAGGTGGACGTCACGAAAATCGTGTAAACAAAATTAAAGCATATGAAGAGTAA